A portion of the Oxynema aestuarii AP17 genome contains these proteins:
- the petH gene encoding ferredoxin--NADP reductase, whose product MYNSSAVGKSANTQAGNRFFVYEVVGLSQNAESAQNNSPIRRSGSILITVPYDRMNQEMRRIAKMGGKIVSIRPLSEAAEAIANANGSKNNTVAEAPQAEPQSQPSKPMTQAKDKKAKAKAKAKDIPVNIYKPKNPYIGKCLSNEALVREGGSGRVQHLVFDISGGDLRYLEGQSIGIIPPGEDEKGKPHKLRLYSIASTRHGDNEDDKTVSLCVRELVYQHPETNETVYGVCSSFLCNLNSGDDVQITGPVGKEMLLPDDEEATVIMIATGTGIAPFRAFLWRMFKEKHEDYQFKGLAWLFFGIPYTANILYKEELEQLQKEFPENFRLTYAISREQKNAQGGKMYIQDRIAENAEEIWQLLQKDNTHGYICGLKGMEDGIDAGMSAVTSKQGIDWSDYQKQLKKAHRWHVETY is encoded by the coding sequence ATGTACAATTCAAGCGCCGTTGGGAAGTCAGCAAATACGCAAGCCGGAAACCGTTTTTTTGTTTATGAAGTCGTTGGCTTGAGCCAAAACGCAGAAAGTGCTCAAAACAACAGCCCGATCCGTCGCAGTGGCAGTATTTTGATTACGGTGCCTTACGACCGGATGAACCAAGAGATGCGCCGGATCGCGAAAATGGGCGGCAAAATCGTCAGCATTCGCCCCTTGAGTGAAGCGGCAGAGGCGATCGCCAATGCCAATGGCAGTAAAAATAATACCGTCGCTGAGGCACCCCAGGCCGAACCTCAATCACAACCGAGTAAGCCGATGACTCAAGCGAAGGACAAAAAAGCTAAAGCCAAGGCCAAAGCGAAAGACATTCCCGTTAACATCTACAAGCCTAAAAATCCTTATATTGGCAAATGTTTGAGCAACGAAGCCCTCGTCAGAGAAGGCGGAAGCGGTCGCGTCCAACATTTAGTTTTTGATATTTCGGGTGGCGATTTACGCTATCTCGAAGGTCAAAGTATCGGTATCATCCCCCCCGGGGAAGACGAAAAAGGCAAACCTCACAAATTACGCCTCTACTCGATCGCCTCGACCCGCCACGGCGACAACGAAGACGATAAAACGGTTTCTCTGTGCGTGCGCGAGCTGGTTTACCAACATCCCGAAACTAACGAAACCGTCTATGGGGTCTGCTCTTCTTTCCTGTGCAACCTCAATTCCGGCGATGACGTTCAAATCACCGGGCCGGTCGGGAAAGAAATGCTGCTCCCCGACGACGAAGAGGCTACGGTGATCATGATCGCCACCGGAACCGGGATCGCCCCGTTCCGTGCTTTCTTGTGGCGCATGTTTAAGGAAAAACACGAAGATTATCAGTTCAAGGGTCTCGCTTGGCTGTTCTTCGGCATTCCTTACACTGCCAACATCCTTTACAAAGAAGAACTCGAACAATTACAAAAAGAGTTCCCCGAGAACTTCCGCCTGACCTACGCGATCAGCCGCGAACAGAAAAACGCTCAAGGCGGCAAGATGTACATCCAAGACCGGATCGCCGAAAATGCCGAGGAAATTTGGCAACTGCTGCAAAAAGATAACACCCACGGCTATATCTGCGGTCTCAAAGGCATGGAAGACGGGATCGATGCCGGAATGTCGGCGGTGACCTCCAAACAGGGGATCGATTGGTCCGATTACCAAAAACAACTGAAAAAAGCCCATCGCTGGCACGTGGAAACCTACTAA
- a CDS encoding homoserine dehydrogenase produces MAFKVGLLGLGTVGTGTAQILLDPAGRHPLLKELEIHRVGVRSPDKPRAVQFPEGVLTADLEAIVSDREIEIVVELIGGLEPARSLILQAIAHGKHVVTANKAVIARHGAEIFTAANEKGVYVMLEASVGGGIPVIQPLKQSLGANRIQSVTGIVNGTTNYILTRMQREGADFGEVLADAQQLGYAEADPTADVDGLDAADKIAILASLAFGGRIDRDRVYAEGIRKVSAADISYAEKLGFTIKLLAIAKRERQNPEHSEDRLQLRVHPTLVPKTHPLASIDGVYNAIFIEGDPIGQVMFYGPGAGAGPTASAVVADLLNVAAVLKTETEPIPHPLIGCSHQHYCSIASMEEVVTRFYVRLLTEDQPGVIGQLGTCFGNHGVSLESVVQTGMRDRLAEIVLVTHDVREGNFNSALADIQTMSAISTIPSLLRVL; encoded by the coding sequence GTGGCGTTTAAAGTCGGTTTGCTGGGATTGGGAACGGTAGGGACGGGAACGGCGCAGATTCTGCTCGATCCCGCAGGTCGCCATCCCTTATTAAAAGAGTTAGAAATTCATCGCGTCGGCGTGCGATCGCCGGACAAACCTCGGGCCGTTCAGTTCCCCGAAGGGGTGTTAACCGCAGATTTGGAGGCGATCGTCAGCGATCGCGAAATCGAGATCGTGGTCGAATTGATCGGCGGGTTGGAACCCGCGCGATCGCTCATCCTCCAGGCGATCGCCCACGGCAAACACGTGGTCACTGCCAATAAAGCGGTCATCGCCCGCCACGGCGCCGAAATCTTTACCGCCGCCAACGAAAAAGGCGTCTACGTGATGCTCGAAGCCTCGGTCGGCGGCGGCATTCCGGTGATCCAGCCCCTCAAACAATCCCTCGGCGCCAATCGCATTCAAAGTGTCACCGGAATTGTGAACGGCACGACCAACTATATTCTGACCCGGATGCAACGGGAAGGGGCCGACTTTGGGGAGGTGCTCGCCGACGCGCAACAACTCGGCTACGCCGAAGCCGATCCCACCGCCGACGTTGACGGTCTCGATGCGGCGGATAAAATTGCGATTTTGGCGAGTTTGGCGTTTGGCGGACGGATCGATCGCGACCGCGTCTACGCCGAAGGCATCCGCAAGGTGAGCGCCGCCGATATCAGCTACGCGGAAAAACTCGGATTTACGATCAAATTGCTGGCGATCGCCAAACGGGAACGCCAAAACCCCGAACATAGCGAAGATCGTTTGCAATTGCGCGTCCATCCCACTCTAGTCCCCAAAACCCATCCCCTCGCCAGTATCGACGGTGTTTATAACGCGATCTTCATCGAAGGCGACCCGATCGGACAGGTGATGTTCTACGGCCCGGGCGCCGGAGCCGGACCGACGGCGAGCGCGGTGGTCGCCGACCTGCTCAACGTCGCCGCCGTTTTGAAAACGGAAACCGAACCGATTCCCCATCCCTTGATCGGCTGCAGCCATCAACATTACTGCTCGATCGCCTCGATGGAAGAAGTCGTTACCCGCTTCTACGTGCGCCTGCTCACCGAAGACCAACCCGGCGTCATCGGTCAACTCGGTACCTGCTTCGGCAACCACGGCGTCAGCTTGGAATCCGTCGTCCAAACGGGGATGCGCGATCGCCTCGCGGAAATTGTTTTAGTGACTCACGACGTGCGCGAGGGTAACTTTAACAGCGCTTTAGCCGACATCCAAACCATGAGCGCGATTTCGACAATTCCCAGTTTGTTGCGCGTACTCTGA
- a CDS encoding phosphoribulokinase, whose translation MTSKPDRVVLIAVAGDSGCGKSTFLRRLSDLFGEELMTVICLDDYHSLDRKQRKEQKVTALDPRANNFDLMYEQVKALKNGQAIDKPIYNHETGEIDPPERIEPNRIIVIEGLHPLYDERVRELVDFSVYLDISDEVKIAWKIQRDMAERGHRYEDVLAAINARRPDFSAYIEPQRGHADVVLRVLPTQLIPDDKERKVLRVQMIQRYGVHGMDPVYLFDEGSTIHWTPCGRKLTCPYPGIKMYYGPDSFEGHEVSILEVDGQFDNLEEMIYIESHLSNTNTKFYGELTELLLQHRDYPGSSNGTGLFQVLTGLKMRATYDRLTSTETKVEAKV comes from the coding sequence ATGACGAGTAAGCCGGATCGCGTGGTTTTAATTGCTGTTGCCGGGGACTCCGGATGCGGAAAATCAACTTTTTTACGCCGCTTGTCCGACCTGTTCGGCGAAGAACTGATGACCGTCATCTGCTTGGACGACTATCACAGTTTAGACCGGAAACAGCGCAAAGAGCAGAAGGTAACCGCGCTCGACCCCAGAGCCAACAACTTCGACCTGATGTACGAGCAAGTCAAAGCTCTGAAAAACGGTCAGGCGATTGACAAACCGATCTACAACCACGAAACCGGAGAGATCGACCCGCCAGAACGGATCGAACCCAATCGCATCATCGTGATTGAAGGACTTCATCCTCTCTACGACGAACGGGTACGCGAATTAGTTGATTTCAGCGTTTACCTCGATATCAGCGACGAGGTCAAAATCGCCTGGAAAATTCAACGGGATATGGCCGAACGCGGTCACCGCTATGAAGATGTCCTCGCCGCCATTAACGCCCGTCGTCCCGATTTTAGCGCCTACATCGAACCCCAGCGCGGTCATGCCGATGTCGTCCTGCGGGTTCTGCCGACCCAACTGATCCCCGACGACAAAGAACGCAAAGTCCTGCGGGTTCAGATGATCCAACGCTACGGCGTTCACGGCATGGATCCCGTTTATCTGTTCGACGAAGGTTCCACCATTCACTGGACCCCGTGCGGTCGCAAGTTAACCTGTCCGTATCCCGGAATCAAAATGTACTACGGTCCGGACAGCTTTGAAGGACATGAAGTCTCGATCCTCGAAGTAGACGGTCAATTCGACAATCTCGAAGAAATGATCTACATCGAGAGCCATCTGAGCAACACCAACACCAAGTTCTACGGCGAGTTGACCGAACTACTCCTGCAACACCGCGACTATCCCGGTTCCAGCAACGGAACGGGCTTGTTCCAAGTGTTGACCGGACTCAAAATGCGTGCGACTTACGATCGCCTGACCTCGACGGAAACGAAAGTCGAAGCCAAAGTGTAA
- a CDS encoding valine--tRNA ligase has protein sequence MTSTFTNLPSQYDPFTAEAKWQQFWEERQTFKADPDRPGEPYCVVIPPPNVTGSLHMGHAFESALIDTLVRYHRMKGCNTLWLPGTDHASIAVQALLDKELKQQGKTRHEIGREKFLDRAWQWKEESGGKIVNQLRRLGVSVDWTRERFTMDEGLCDAVLEAFVSLYNEGLIYRGQYMVNWCPGTQSAVSDLEVEQKEVNGHLWHFRYPLSDGSGFLEVATTRPETMLGDTGVAVNPEDDRYAHLIGKTLTLPIMNREIPIVADEWVDREFGTGCVKVTPAHDPNDFAMGQRHHLPSINIMNKDGTLNENAGPFEGLDRFEARKAVVKRLESEGVLVKVEDYKHTVPYSDRGKVPVEPLISTQWFVKIESLSQRALSALDDRQEPHFVPERWTKVYRDWLVSLKDWCISRQLWWGHQIPAWYAISETGDEITDNTPFAVAKTEAEAIAQLQAQFGENVKVAQDPDVLDTWFSSGLWPFSTLGWPENTADLQTYYPTTTLVTGFDIIFFWVARMAMMAGHFTGKIPFKDVYIHGLVRDENNKKMSKSAGNGIDPLILIDKYGTDALRYTLIREVAGAGQDIRLEYNRKTDESVSVEASRNFTNKLWNAARFVMMNLDGQTPQQLGTPAASALELSDRWILSRFNQTVRQSREHLDRYGLGEAAKGLYEFIWGDFCDWYIELVKSRLQGEPGPSRTVAQQTLAHVLEGILKLLHPFMPHITEEIWHTLTQIGEEETLALQLYPETQGEFVDLELESDFDLLIATVRTLRNLRAEADIKPSAKIKAILQSESAKEREILAKGEAYLHDLAKVEESTIAATIDGDLPQTIASVVGTVQVLVPLAGVVDIEALKAKLEKNLAKVEGEVKSLSGRLANRKFVDKAPEEVVRGARESLAEAEKQAEILRDRLRRFTEN, from the coding sequence ATGACCTCCACCTTTACCAACTTACCCAGTCAATACGATCCATTTACAGCCGAAGCCAAATGGCAGCAGTTCTGGGAAGAACGCCAGACCTTTAAAGCCGATCCCGATCGTCCCGGCGAACCTTACTGCGTGGTCATCCCGCCACCGAACGTCACCGGAAGTCTGCACATGGGTCACGCCTTCGAGAGTGCCTTGATCGATACCCTGGTGCGCTACCATCGCATGAAAGGATGCAATACCCTCTGGCTTCCGGGAACCGACCACGCCAGTATCGCCGTTCAAGCCTTACTCGATAAAGAACTCAAACAACAAGGCAAAACCCGCCACGAGATCGGACGGGAAAAATTTCTCGATCGCGCCTGGCAGTGGAAAGAAGAATCCGGCGGTAAAATTGTCAATCAATTGCGCCGTCTCGGCGTGTCCGTAGACTGGACGCGCGAACGCTTCACCATGGATGAAGGCTTGTGCGACGCCGTGCTCGAAGCCTTCGTCTCCCTTTACAACGAAGGACTGATCTATCGCGGTCAGTACATGGTCAACTGGTGTCCCGGAACGCAATCGGCGGTGTCCGATTTGGAGGTCGAACAAAAAGAAGTCAACGGTCACTTGTGGCATTTCCGCTATCCCCTCAGTGACGGTTCCGGGTTTTTGGAAGTCGCTACGACCCGACCGGAAACCATGCTCGGCGATACTGGGGTGGCAGTCAATCCAGAAGACGATCGCTACGCCCATTTAATCGGCAAAACCCTGACCTTGCCCATTATGAATCGCGAAATCCCCATCGTGGCGGATGAATGGGTCGATCGCGAATTTGGAACCGGATGTGTCAAAGTCACCCCCGCCCACGATCCGAATGACTTTGCCATGGGTCAGCGCCATCACTTGCCCTCGATTAACATTATGAATAAGGACGGCACCCTCAACGAAAATGCCGGACCGTTCGAGGGCTTAGACCGTTTTGAGGCGCGCAAAGCCGTCGTCAAGCGCTTGGAAAGCGAAGGGGTCTTAGTCAAAGTCGAAGACTACAAACATACCGTCCCCTACAGCGATCGCGGCAAAGTCCCCGTAGAACCGCTCATCTCTACCCAGTGGTTCGTCAAAATCGAATCCCTCTCCCAACGGGCTCTGAGTGCCTTAGACGATCGCCAAGAACCACACTTTGTTCCCGAACGCTGGACGAAAGTATATCGCGATTGGCTCGTCAGCCTCAAAGATTGGTGCATTTCCCGCCAACTGTGGTGGGGTCACCAAATCCCGGCGTGGTACGCCATCAGCGAAACCGGGGATGAAATTACCGATAATACTCCCTTCGCCGTCGCCAAAACCGAAGCCGAGGCGATCGCCCAACTCCAAGCTCAATTTGGCGAAAACGTCAAAGTCGCCCAAGACCCGGACGTTCTCGATACCTGGTTCTCCTCCGGACTGTGGCCATTTTCCACCCTCGGCTGGCCCGAGAACACCGCCGACCTCCAAACCTACTATCCCACCACCACCCTCGTCACCGGATTCGATATCATCTTCTTCTGGGTGGCGCGCATGGCAATGATGGCGGGGCACTTCACCGGAAAAATCCCCTTTAAAGATGTCTACATCCACGGGTTAGTCCGGGACGAAAACAATAAAAAAATGTCGAAATCGGCGGGCAATGGCATCGATCCGTTGATTTTAATCGACAAATACGGCACCGACGCCCTCCGTTATACCTTGATCCGGGAAGTCGCGGGCGCCGGACAAGATATCCGTCTGGAGTACAACCGCAAAACCGACGAGTCAGTGTCCGTGGAAGCGTCGCGCAACTTTACCAACAAATTGTGGAATGCGGCCCGCTTCGTGATGATGAACTTGGACGGACAGACCCCGCAGCAGTTGGGAACCCCAGCAGCGTCGGCCCTGGAGTTGAGCGATCGCTGGATCCTGTCGCGCTTCAATCAAACCGTGCGCCAGTCTCGGGAACACCTCGATCGCTACGGTTTGGGAGAAGCCGCCAAAGGGCTTTACGAGTTCATTTGGGGCGACTTCTGCGACTGGTATATCGAATTAGTCAAATCCCGCCTGCAAGGGGAACCCGGCCCCTCTCGAACCGTGGCGCAGCAAACCTTAGCCCACGTTTTAGAAGGGATCCTCAAATTACTGCATCCCTTCATGCCCCATATTACCGAGGAAATTTGGCATACCCTCACCCAAATCGGCGAGGAAGAGACGTTAGCCTTGCAACTTTATCCGGAAACGCAAGGGGAGTTCGTCGATTTAGAATTAGAATCCGATTTCGACTTGCTAATCGCAACCGTACGCACTTTGCGGAATTTGCGCGCCGAAGCGGATATCAAGCCAAGTGCCAAAATTAAGGCGATTTTGCAAAGCGAAAGCGCCAAAGAACGGGAAATTTTAGCCAAAGGCGAAGCCTACTTGCACGATTTGGCCAAAGTCGAAGAATCGACGATCGCCGCCACTATAGACGGGGATTTACCGCAAACGATCGCCTCCGTGGTCGGAACCGTACAGGTGTTGGTTCCCCTGGCGGGAGTCGTCGATATCGAGGCATTAAAGGCCAAATTGGAGAAAAATTTGGCAAAAGTCGAAGGAGAAGTCAAATCTCTCTCCGGACGGCTTGCCAATCGCAAATTTGTCGATAAAGCACCGGAAGAAGTGGTACGCGGCGCCCGCGAAAGTCTGGCGGAAGCGGAAAAACAGGCGGAAATTTTGCGCGATCGCCTGCGCCGCTTTACCGAAAATTAA